GTCAATGGCTGCTAGGTCAATATCGCGACCCGGCTCGAAGGTGACATTAATGGTGCTAAGGCCGCTGTTACTGCTGCTAGAGGAGATGTAGCGCACCCCCTCAATCCCGTTAATCTCTCGCTCCAACAGGTTGGTGACGGAGCTTTCGACCACGTCAGCGCTGGCCCCTGTGTAGTTTGCAGTGACGCTGACTTGGGGTGGGGCAATTTCGGGGTATTGAGCAATCGGTAGGGTGGGAATGACAATCGCCCCCAGCAACAGGATGATGAAGGCACAAACTGTGGCAACAACCGGACGTTTGATAAAAAGTTCAGCAAACATGGCTTTATTAAGGAGGAGTAGAGCCGAGCCGGTAACCGTATCTAGGGAACTCTCTTTTAAGGAGTCGTGGGAGCCCCTGAGCCTGCCTCTGAGGCAGGAGGAACGGGCATAATCGGCACACCGTCAGCCAGGTTTAGCACCCCAGAAACGACGATTTGATCACCCGCTGATAGACCTTCTAGTACCTGATAGTCGTTGCCCTGGATGTTGCCCAACTGCACAGGGCGCTGTTGAGCTACGAGTGTCGGAGGCTGCCCGGCTGGGGGCTGCCCAGCTGGGGGCTGTTCGGCTGAGCCAGGCTGCTGTGGTGGTTGAGCGGTGGGGTCAGGCGGTTCTGCCACAAAGACAAAGGGTTCTCCCGCCAGCCGGGTAATGGCGGTAGCTGGCACCAAAAGTCCAGCCCGCTGATCCCAAATCAGCCGTGCCCGCACAAACTGGCCGTCTCGCAGTTGGCCGCTGGGGTTATCAAAGGTGGCTTCAGCCAGAATGCTTTGAGCACCGCCCTCAACTCGAGGAGCAATAAAGCTGACGACCCCAGTCTGTACAACGTTGCCCTGGTTGTCGGTCAACTCAACCTGCTGCCCTGTTCGCAGCTCAGGGGCCCGCTCTAGAGGCACTGATAGCCGCAGGTTGAGGGACTGGTTGCGGGTGAGGGTGGTGAGAACGTCGCTGTTGGTTACGACACTGCCCACTCTGGCAGGAATATCGCCCACAATGCCGTCAAAGGGCGCAACAATGGTGGCTTCTTGAAGCTGGGCATTAGCCCGATCGGCGTTGGCTTGGGCCTGGGTTACTCCGGCCCTGGCTTCTGCTAGCCCAGCTTCGGCGGCCTGAATGCGGCGATCAATGGCATTGAGCTGTGCGATCGCAGTATCCCTATCCCGCCGGACTTCGTCTAGGGCCTGTTCAGATAGCGCTCCCCGTTCAACCAGGGTAGCGGTGCGCTCAAAGTTCTGCCGCTGCAAATTGACTTCAGCCTCCTGGGCGATCCGATCTGCCTGCGCTGCCTCGACCTGAGACAAGGCGTTGGCTTGGGCGGCGCGGGCCACGCTCACGCTAGCTAAAACGCTAGCCACATCAGCCTGCTGTTGATCGGGCCTGAGCTGCACCAGAGGCGTTCCGGCTGCGACTCGCTCCCCCTGGCTTACGTAAATTTGACTGATCCGTCCCGTGATTTCAGGCCGGATCTCGATCGAATCTGGCGCATCTAGGGAGCCAATAAACTCAGAGAAGTCAATAACTGTGGTTGTTTCCAGCGTTTCTAGCTGCACTGGCATTCCTGGAGGCTGTTGAGCTGCCGCCTGCCCGCCGGGATCGGCTCCTCGTCCCTGCCACCAGCGCCAGCCCAACCCTAGGCCAGTCAGCAACAGTAAGAGCCCCAGTGCCGGCAACCAGCGGCGCTGGGAGCGGGTGGAGGATCTCGGCGGAGGACCCGCCGTTTCTATGTCATACCGGGACGGTTCATCTTGTTGGGTTGCCGGAGAATTTACGTTTGCTGCATCAGACTGCACAGTATTTGTCTCCCAGTTGCGTTTGAGTGCTTGGTAGCCAGGCAGTTGGGGCTAAACTCCACCCTAGCTGTCTCGGTTGAAGGTATCGTTAACAGTGCAATGCACTATCCAGACCGAGCTGACGTGAGCTGGATACGTAATATTGCAGAGGATAAGGCTGAGTATATCAATCTGATATAGATTTAGTCATGTTTGAAATTGCGGCTCTTGGACTTCTTCAACGAGAACCCCTTCACGGCTATCGCCTGAAGCAGCAGCTTGAACTGTTCATGAGCGGCTGCATCAGCGCCAATTGTGGCACGATTTACCCCTTGCTCAGGCGGCTAGAGCAGCAGGGAGCCATTACGGTGGTCGGAGATGGCGCGTCTAACCGCAAGATCTACAGCCTCACGGATCAGGGTCGGGCGCAGTGGCAGCAGAAGATGATGGAGCACCCGCAGGAGAGCTGGGTGAATGCGCGATCGCGTTTTATGATTAAGTTCTTCTTTTTTGCATACATCGAGCCAAATCAGCGAATTAAGCTGCTGGCAAACCGCCTTGTCCTTTGCCGTCTACGGCTAGAGGACAAGGAAACACAGCCGCTGCCCAGCGACCCCTATCAGTCTGCAGCCTGGAGCTGGTTTGAAAATATGCTGCGCCAAGAGATCAGCTGGCTCACGCAGATGCTGGAGCAAGAACAGAACAAGCTGGAGGCTGCTGCCTATTCTGCCTCTGTAGATAAAACCTAGCCATAACCGCTCCCCTATACTGAAGGGGCGTTCCCCCGCAGGCTAAATTCTATGCCCGAGATACCGTTGCTCCAGAATGAGTTAACGCTTCAGGCGCAAATAGCTGCTTTGGAGCAGGAAAACTCTGCCTTGCGGGCCGCCCTTGTAGACAGCAGGAAACAGTCATCATCAGCGGCCTACGGCAGCAGCTCTCCTCCTGCCTCAGCGGATCGGCTGCTCCAGGCAACCGCGATCGCAGCCAACGCCTTACTCTCGATTGCTAACTTCGATGAAGCCGTCAGCACCGCTCTGCGAGTCCTTGGCGAAGCGTTAGGCAGCGATCGCATTAACGTCATCGAGAATTTTGATTCTCCTTCAGAGAGTTTTCCCCACTGGCGGGTTTTGTACGAATGGAATTCTCCTGGAACGGTTCCCCAGTTTTCTGATTTGGCTGCAGCTCAGGGTAGCTATAGAGAGATTCCGGAGCTTTTTGAGCAGCTGCAGCAAGGCCGCTCCCTGAGCTATTTACTTGAAGAAGCTCCCGAACCGTTTCGTAGCTCACAGGCTACGATCGGGGTGAAATCGACACAAATTGTTCCAGTTTATGTTGAGGGCAAATGGTGGGGAGTCATTGGGCTAGATGATTGTCGCCAAGCAAAACGGCGCAGTCCAGCAGAACTATCTGTATTGAAAATTGCCGCCGATTGCATTGGCAGTGCAATTCAGCGGGAGCGCACCCAGCAAACCCTGTTGCTAACAGAACAAGCACGCTCGGCTGAGCTAGAGCGCATCAACAGCGATTTTCAGCAGGCGATGACTCAACTTGCAGAATCGGAAGAACGATTTCGGATTCTATTTGAGTTAAGCAGCGAAGGATTTTACTACGTCGAGATTGACCCGCCTTGCCCAATCACTTTACCGATTGAAAAACAGTGTGAATGGCTATATCACAACATTCGTGTCACAAAAACAAATCCTGCGTTTGCTGCCATGTATGGCGTAGACAATCCTGAAGATCTAATTGGGGTGAGAAATGCCGATGTCCATGTCCCAAATTCCGAGAAAAATGCGGCGTTTATTCGAGGCATCGTAGAGAGTGGATACCGCTTCCGCAACGTAGAGACTGAGGAAGTTGATAGACAGGGGCGGCTACGCTACTTCCTCAACAGTGGGGTTTCTACTGTCCAAGATGGCTACGTAGCAGGGGGTTGGGGTACGCAGGTCGACATTACTGAGTTGCGTGAAACTCAGCAAATCTTTCTGCAAGCTGAACAGGCCCGAGCAGCAGAGTTGGCCGCAGCCAATGAAGAATTGAAGCAGCGCGATCGCCTCCTCTCGGTGGTTGCGGAAATTACCAAAGACCTCTTGGAAAACTCTGAGGTTGAAGCTGCGATCGCTCAGGCACTGCAAAGAATGGGTGAAGCCGCAAATATCAGTCGAGTAACGCTGATGCAGGAGCGCGTGGAAACCGGCAGCGGGCGGCTACAGCATCAGGTCATTCAAGAATGGGCCGCCCCAAACGTGCCCAAACAAATGGATGACCCATTAACTTGCGTAATGTACAACGACGATTACAGCGTTTTAGTGGATGAGCTTCGAGCCGGACGATCTGTGTGGCACACCCTCGAATATTTTCCTGAACCTGCTCGAAGCCAACAAGCCGACATTGGGGTGAAGTCAACCGGGGCAGTTCCGATTTTTATTGAAGGAGACTATTTTGGCTGCGTTGGCTTTGATGACTGCGTCGATTACCGCCAGTGGAAGACCCAGGAAATTGACGTGTTGGCTTCTGGGGCAGGCGCAATAGGAGCCTCTCTTCATCGCCAACAGTTAGTCGATCGCCTGGTTGAAGAACGCATTCAGGCCGAACAAGAACGCGCCACAGAACTGGCAAAAGCCAATGTTGCTTTGCGGGAAACCCTAGCTAGTTTGGCAGCCACTCAAGACATCAAGGGCTTTCTAAACGCCACTCTACGGGAGATTGCCCGTCAAGCAGGCGCGTGTGTCACCCACTTGTTTCGCTATGAGCCCGAAACCAATCAGCTGCAGCAAATTGGCTGTGTTCGAGATGGCAGCCTTTATCCCGACGGGCACCCCGATGATCCGGCCAGTTTTCACAGCGGATTTTCTGCCGACGTTACGCCTGCTTTTCGCCTGTTGCTAAAGCAGCGCAGCCTGATCTGGCAGGCAGCCGATCACCCAGAT
The nucleotide sequence above comes from Pseudanabaena sp. FACHB-2040. Encoded proteins:
- a CDS encoding PadR family transcriptional regulator: MFEIAALGLLQREPLHGYRLKQQLELFMSGCISANCGTIYPLLRRLEQQGAITVVGDGASNRKIYSLTDQGRAQWQQKMMEHPQESWVNARSRFMIKFFFFAYIEPNQRIKLLANRLVLCRLRLEDKETQPLPSDPYQSAAWSWFENMLRQEISWLTQMLEQEQNKLEAAAYSASVDKT
- a CDS encoding PAS domain S-box protein, with product MPEIPLLQNELTLQAQIAALEQENSALRAALVDSRKQSSSAAYGSSSPPASADRLLQATAIAANALLSIANFDEAVSTALRVLGEALGSDRINVIENFDSPSESFPHWRVLYEWNSPGTVPQFSDLAAAQGSYREIPELFEQLQQGRSLSYLLEEAPEPFRSSQATIGVKSTQIVPVYVEGKWWGVIGLDDCRQAKRRSPAELSVLKIAADCIGSAIQRERTQQTLLLTEQARSAELERINSDFQQAMTQLAESEERFRILFELSSEGFYYVEIDPPCPITLPIEKQCEWLYHNIRVTKTNPAFAAMYGVDNPEDLIGVRNADVHVPNSEKNAAFIRGIVESGYRFRNVETEEVDRQGRLRYFLNSGVSTVQDGYVAGGWGTQVDITELRETQQIFLQAEQARAAELAAANEELKQRDRLLSVVAEITKDLLENSEVEAAIAQALQRMGEAANISRVTLMQERVETGSGRLQHQVIQEWAAPNVPKQMDDPLTCVMYNDDYSVLVDELRAGRSVWHTLEYFPEPARSQQADIGVKSTGAVPIFIEGDYFGCVGFDDCVDYRQWKTQEIDVLASGAGAIGASLHRQQLVDRLVEERIQAEQERATELAKANVALRETLASLAATQDIKGFLNATLREIARQAGACVTHLFRYEPETNQLQQIGCVRDGSLYPDGHPDDPASFHSGFSADVTPAFRLLLKQRSLIWQAADHPDEYTWPDTIAWHRKMGHVAHAGQVLVAGDQPVGFLGIAFCDRTTLTLGQTELIQALANQMALALELTRLAEEAKQAAIAREQKQAAQDRAAELERTNAQLQQSKRRLQDLLNTMSDWAWEVDENGIYTFVDEKVSKILGYLPEEILGKTPFDFMPPDEAKRVSETFSTIAAEQVTFSRLENRNLTKDGRQVVFETSGTPMFNLEGKFSGYRGADCNVTELRHMQDALLRAEQERAAELARANDALRRSLRHLTTTDNLQSFLVAVLQESIQASGAASAGVFVYQAASHTLHMTALLLHGEVIDVATDPRTEPWQTPIPADITNAWYRLSQERRVIWIDNDNPPPEHWPISQAWHKQFGHKSIAAIPLLIGEHALGFLGLCFTTYQQQNTSKLEQCRALTQHAALALQMSQLTEEAKQTGMLEERNRMASEIHDSLAQSFMGVLMQLQAANRFLSNKPDQAQACITRAQTLAKEGLAEARLSVWSLCQESTNYCFIAETLTRVTEQLTTGTPIQAIVKIEGTPHGLPSDVGMNLLRIAQEALTNTLRHAQAKTIQVHLIFAADTIQLRIQDDGKGFDLHQRSNGFGLGSMRQRAGQIEAQLAIDTQTGSGTAIAVTLPLC
- a CDS encoding efflux RND transporter periplasmic adaptor subunit: MQSDAANVNSPATQQDEPSRYDIETAGPPPRSSTRSQRRWLPALGLLLLLTGLGLGWRWWQGRGADPGGQAAAQQPPGMPVQLETLETTTVIDFSEFIGSLDAPDSIEIRPEITGRISQIYVSQGERVAAGTPLVQLRPDQQQADVASVLASVSVARAAQANALSQVEAAQADRIAQEAEVNLQRQNFERTATLVERGALSEQALDEVRRDRDTAIAQLNAIDRRIQAAEAGLAEARAGVTQAQANADRANAQLQEATIVAPFDGIVGDIPARVGSVVTNSDVLTTLTRNQSLNLRLSVPLERAPELRTGQQVELTDNQGNVVQTGVVSFIAPRVEGGAQSILAEATFDNPSGQLRDGQFVRARLIWDQRAGLLVPATAITRLAGEPFVFVAEPPDPTAQPPQQPGSAEQPPAGQPPAGQPPTLVAQQRPVQLGNIQGNDYQVLEGLSAGDQIVVSGVLNLADGVPIMPVPPASEAGSGAPTTP